From one Streptomyces sp. N50 genomic stretch:
- the glgX gene encoding glycogen debranching protein GlgX, with amino-acid sequence MTLRPDQATGSPLGGRPSDVTPGRPQPLGPTVDADGVNFSLFSEHATQVDLLLFEHCDSPQPYRTITLLPDRHRSFHFWHCHVSGIGAGQVYAFRIDGPRDNGELGTRFDHRKVLIDPYARANINGRWERTHAIGPGDNVESCMRSLVVDLDDYDWEGDTPLRTPMAETVVYEMHVRGLTASPTSETERPGTFSAVIDKIPHLRELGVTAVELLPVFDFDETQVLRTGPDGTPRRNYWGYDPYGFFAPHTGYCSSPHLATHITEFRDMVKAFHQAGIEVILDVVFNHTSEGNEFGPTISFRGAANEAYYHLWPQDRSHYMDFTGCGNAVNANHPMVTKFIVESLEYWVTEHHIDGFRFDLASELSRGPLGYEMAVPPALWAIELSQVLAETKIIAEPWDGGGLYQVGRFPGKRWAQWNGPFRDDVRRFVRGDAGMVGEVASRLGGSADLFAAQGELPTNSINFITCHDGFTLNDLVSYNAKHNHSNGEANADGADENYSWNCGVEGPTDDADVECLRVRQIKNLLSLLMLSRGVPMLLAGDEFRNSQGGNNNGYCQDSPVSWLDWNQARKEKETTGFTQRVIQLRKRYRTLREPQFFSERLNSRSMPDITWHGTRLDQPGWEDPNARVLACTYGGFDGDPDLHLILNMYHLGLDFELPEIPGRRWHRVLDTARPGPDDIPPPGEEELVDGPTHHAQGRSVVLLAALPDEKGT; translated from the coding sequence ATGACCTTACGCCCCGACCAGGCCACCGGCTCCCCCCTCGGCGGCCGTCCCTCCGACGTCACCCCCGGCCGGCCACAGCCGCTGGGCCCCACCGTCGACGCCGACGGTGTCAACTTCTCGCTCTTCTCCGAACACGCCACGCAGGTCGACCTGTTGCTCTTCGAGCACTGCGACAGCCCGCAGCCGTACCGCACCATCACGCTCCTGCCCGACCGCCACCGCAGCTTCCACTTCTGGCACTGCCACGTCAGCGGCATCGGCGCGGGCCAGGTCTACGCGTTCCGCATCGACGGACCGCGTGACAACGGCGAGTTGGGCACCCGCTTCGACCACCGCAAGGTGCTCATCGACCCGTACGCGCGCGCCAACATCAACGGCCGCTGGGAGCGCACCCACGCGATCGGCCCCGGCGACAACGTCGAGAGCTGCATGCGCAGTCTGGTGGTCGACCTCGACGACTACGACTGGGAGGGCGACACCCCGCTGCGCACCCCGATGGCGGAGACCGTCGTCTACGAGATGCACGTGCGCGGGCTGACCGCGTCGCCTACCTCGGAGACCGAACGGCCCGGCACCTTCTCCGCCGTCATCGACAAGATCCCGCATCTGCGCGAACTCGGAGTCACCGCCGTCGAGTTGCTGCCGGTCTTCGACTTCGACGAGACCCAGGTCCTGCGCACCGGACCCGACGGCACCCCGCGCCGCAACTACTGGGGCTACGACCCCTACGGCTTCTTCGCCCCGCACACCGGCTACTGCTCCAGCCCCCATCTCGCCACTCACATCACCGAGTTCCGCGACATGGTGAAGGCGTTCCACCAGGCGGGCATCGAGGTCATCCTCGACGTGGTCTTCAACCACACCAGCGAGGGCAACGAGTTCGGGCCCACGATCAGCTTCCGGGGCGCGGCCAACGAGGCGTACTACCACCTGTGGCCGCAGGACCGCTCGCACTACATGGACTTCACCGGGTGCGGCAACGCGGTCAACGCCAACCATCCGATGGTCACCAAGTTCATCGTGGAGAGCCTCGAGTACTGGGTGACCGAGCACCACATCGACGGCTTCCGCTTCGACCTCGCCTCCGAACTCTCCCGCGGCCCGCTCGGCTACGAGATGGCGGTGCCGCCGGCCCTGTGGGCGATCGAGCTGTCCCAGGTGCTGGCCGAGACGAAGATCATCGCGGAGCCGTGGGACGGCGGCGGCCTCTACCAGGTCGGCCGGTTCCCCGGGAAGCGCTGGGCGCAGTGGAACGGTCCATTCAGGGACGATGTACGGCGGTTCGTGCGCGGTGACGCCGGGATGGTCGGCGAGGTCGCCTCACGGCTCGGCGGCTCGGCCGACCTGTTCGCAGCCCAGGGCGAACTCCCCACCAACAGCATCAACTTCATCACCTGCCACGACGGCTTCACCCTCAACGACCTGGTCAGCTACAACGCCAAGCACAACCACTCCAACGGCGAGGCCAACGCCGACGGCGCCGACGAGAACTACAGCTGGAACTGCGGCGTCGAGGGCCCCACCGACGACGCCGACGTCGAGTGCCTTCGGGTACGGCAGATCAAGAACCTGCTGTCCCTGCTGATGCTCAGCCGGGGCGTCCCGATGCTGCTGGCGGGCGACGAGTTCCGCAACAGCCAGGGCGGCAACAACAACGGCTACTGCCAGGACAGTCCGGTCTCCTGGCTCGACTGGAACCAGGCCAGGAAGGAGAAGGAGACCACCGGCTTCACCCAGCGGGTCATCCAGCTCCGCAAGCGCTACCGCACCCTGCGCGAACCGCAGTTCTTCTCCGAACGCCTCAACTCCCGCTCCATGCCCGACATCACGTGGCACGGCACCCGGCTCGACCAACCCGGCTGGGAGGACCCCAACGCCCGGGTGCTGGCCTGCACGTACGGCGGTTTCGACGGTGACCCGGATCTGCATCTGATCCTCAACATGTACCACCTGGGCCTCGACTTCGAGCTGCCCGAGATCCCCGGTCGCCGCTGGCACCGCGTGCTCGACACGGCCCGCCCCGGCCCCGACGACATCCCGCCGCCCGGAGAAGAGGAGCTGGTCGACGGTCCCACCCACCACGCCCAGGGCCGCAGCGTCGTCCTGCTGGCGGCCCTGCCCGACGAGAAGGGCACCTGA
- a CDS encoding NAD(P)H-binding protein: MDSPIAVIGGTGRTGRLVARQLLARSESVRVIGRSTQRARRHTPPQAQFFAADVRSPDSVRTPLYGCSAVVYIVEPGTDDAGPDSPETTLHTGVRHVLDALDSPAAAPHFVLISQRHVTRRDHPMNAYGRMLDWRLAGENAVRSSGLPYTVIRPGWLTDEPDHGHLHLEQGDLGDGRVARALVADACVQALYSPAAQGVTFEMRSETGPGATPVPWQELFAGLRADAPTAARAALT; the protein is encoded by the coding sequence ATGGACAGCCCGATCGCCGTCATAGGAGGAACCGGCCGCACAGGCCGGCTCGTCGCCCGTCAACTGCTCGCCCGGAGCGAGAGCGTCCGCGTCATCGGCCGCAGCACCCAGCGCGCCCGCCGGCACACGCCGCCGCAGGCCCAGTTCTTCGCGGCCGACGTGCGCTCCCCCGACTCCGTCCGCACCCCGCTGTACGGCTGCTCGGCGGTCGTCTACATCGTGGAGCCGGGCACCGACGACGCCGGTCCCGACAGCCCCGAGACCACCCTGCACACCGGGGTCCGCCACGTCCTCGACGCCCTCGACTCCCCTGCCGCGGCACCGCACTTCGTGCTCATCAGCCAGCGCCATGTGACCCGCCGCGACCACCCCATGAACGCCTACGGCCGGATGCTGGACTGGCGGCTGGCCGGTGAGAACGCGGTGCGCTCCTCCGGGCTGCCGTACACCGTGATCCGTCCGGGCTGGCTGACCGACGAGCCCGACCACGGTCATCTGCACCTGGAACAGGGCGACTTGGGCGACGGCCGGGTGGCCCGCGCGCTCGTCGCCGACGCCTGTGTGCAGGCGCTGTACTCCCCCGCCGCCCAGGGCGTGACCTTCGAGATGCGCAGCGAGACCGGGCCGGGTGCCACTCCCGTGCCCTGGCAGGAACTCTTCGCCGGCCTCCGCGCCGACGCCCCGACCGCGGCCCGGGCCGCACTCACCTGA
- a CDS encoding NDP-sugar synthase — MGDETLGIILAGGRGERAKPLTLASADYIRSKALIPFVGRSVVEWLVEACRDQGIRRFYVIAQGAENHSQIKLVLGHGERFGVEIHYSRARLDRYNVGSGAATLHNLEQWDLTGRALVLPVDSVFEFDLNRLNDAHDAADAVVTVASVGRTPEEIAGKYGVMRTSPDGLVSGFVEKPTLDRVHRIFPETSLPTSVRTLPTNAGMYLVDCGRLRLAARNPEMIRLAQQRLDWGGDLLPWLVGRGLPVAAAPIDRLGDLGSIADYLATLGDVLGGRYRWMTRAMGEPTSTDPRYWIHESSLRTKDSVTGTTLAQKISEGSVVIGPAVRIGRNAEIGPGVKLRFSDIGDGVDVDEGARLSRTAIGDSAVVGPYARITDSYVGPMARVHSERDNPVRLVHSAIGEAADLRPGTRLSGVSVYPRLRVPAVTGLPTGTHLTSSDDILHWI, encoded by the coding sequence ATGGGGGACGAGACGTTAGGAATCATCCTGGCGGGAGGCAGGGGCGAACGCGCCAAGCCGCTCACCCTCGCCTCGGCCGACTACATCCGCAGCAAGGCCCTCATCCCGTTCGTCGGCCGCTCGGTCGTCGAGTGGCTCGTCGAGGCCTGCCGCGACCAGGGCATCCGCCGCTTCTACGTGATCGCCCAGGGCGCCGAGAACCACAGCCAGATCAAGCTCGTGCTCGGCCACGGCGAACGGTTCGGCGTGGAGATCCATTACTCCCGTGCCCGTTTGGACCGGTACAACGTCGGCTCGGGCGCCGCCACCCTGCACAACCTCGAACAGTGGGACCTGACGGGCCGTGCGCTGGTGCTGCCGGTGGACTCCGTCTTCGAGTTCGACCTGAACAGGCTGAACGACGCGCACGACGCCGCCGACGCCGTCGTGACCGTCGCCTCGGTCGGCCGCACCCCCGAGGAGATCGCCGGCAAGTACGGCGTGATGCGGACCTCCCCGGACGGACTGGTCTCGGGGTTCGTGGAGAAACCCACCCTGGACCGCGTCCACCGGATCTTCCCCGAGACATCGTTGCCTACCTCCGTCCGCACCCTGCCGACCAACGCCGGGATGTACCTGGTGGACTGCGGCCGGCTGCGGCTGGCCGCGCGCAACCCCGAGATGATCCGGCTCGCCCAGCAGCGCCTCGACTGGGGCGGCGACCTGCTGCCCTGGCTGGTCGGGCGGGGACTGCCGGTCGCCGCCGCGCCCATCGACCGGCTCGGTGACCTCGGCAGCATCGCCGACTACCTCGCCACCCTCGGCGACGTGCTCGGCGGCCGCTACCGGTGGATGACCCGGGCCATGGGCGAGCCGACGAGCACCGACCCGCGGTACTGGATCCACGAGTCCAGCCTGCGCACCAAGGACAGCGTCACCGGCACCACCCTGGCCCAGAAGATCTCCGAGGGCAGTGTCGTCATCGGGCCCGCCGTGCGCATCGGGCGCAACGCCGAGATCGGTCCCGGCGTGAAGCTGCGGTTCAGCGACATCGGTGACGGCGTCGACGTGGACGAGGGCGCCCGGCTCAGCCGGACGGCCATCGGCGACAGCGCGGTCGTCGGGCCGTACGCCCGGATCACCGACTCGTACGTCGGGCCGATGGCGCGGGTGCACTCCGAGCGCGACAACCCGGTCCGGCTCGTCCACTCCGCGATCGGTGAGGCAGCCGATCTGCGGCCCGGCACCCGGCTGTCCGGGGTGAGCGTCTATCCGCGGCTGCGGGTGCCCGCCGTCACCGGGCTGCCCACCGGCACCCATCTGACCAGCTCCGACGACATCCTGCACTGGATCTGA
- a CDS encoding lysylphosphatidylglycerol synthase transmembrane domain-containing protein produces MRHVRVRQILCLLPLLLVTVVAVQHRSVLVEGFGQLRAAEWPWLVAAAGATCLTWVAAAFTRQGAVVERLPARRLLATQFAAGAANHLLPTGLGAGAVNLRFLTVCGLPLARSSAALALFLLAESIARLTLLTGLLIAFPDALRLGTLLPAGAVGPLLVIIGAVLGAAVLVLVLVRRLRTAILSFLRTAFSEARSVHTRPARALALWGGSLAFPALQAAGLVAVGQALNLPVPPAQMALAYLAATVAVALVPTPGGIGSVEAALIVALVAAGGPVAVATAVVLAYRIITVWIPIIPGALTLGALVRLRVI; encoded by the coding sequence GTGAGACACGTCCGCGTCCGGCAGATCCTGTGCCTGCTTCCCCTGCTCCTGGTCACCGTCGTCGCCGTCCAGCACCGCTCCGTACTCGTCGAGGGCTTCGGCCAGCTGCGGGCCGCGGAGTGGCCCTGGCTGGTGGCGGCGGCCGGTGCCACCTGTCTGACCTGGGTCGCCGCCGCCTTCACCCGGCAGGGTGCCGTGGTCGAACGGCTGCCCGCGCGGCGGCTGTTGGCGACCCAGTTCGCGGCGGGCGCGGCAAATCACCTGCTGCCCACGGGACTTGGGGCGGGCGCGGTGAACCTGCGTTTCCTGACGGTGTGCGGGCTGCCGCTGGCCCGCTCGTCGGCCGCGCTGGCCCTGTTCCTGCTCGCGGAGTCGATAGCCCGGCTGACGCTCCTCACCGGTCTGCTGATCGCCTTCCCGGACGCCCTGCGCCTGGGAACCCTCCTTCCGGCGGGGGCGGTTGGACCGCTCCTCGTCATCATCGGCGCCGTGCTGGGCGCGGCGGTCCTCGTCCTCGTTCTGGTACGACGGCTGCGGACGGCGATCCTGTCGTTCCTCCGTACGGCGTTCAGTGAGGCGCGTTCCGTGCACACGCGGCCGGCGCGGGCGCTCGCGCTGTGGGGCGGTTCGCTGGCGTTCCCCGCGCTCCAGGCGGCCGGACTCGTCGCGGTGGGGCAGGCGTTGAACCTGCCGGTGCCGCCCGCGCAGATGGCGCTCGCGTATCTGGCGGCGACGGTCGCGGTCGCGCTGGTGCCCACGCCAGGCGGGATCGGCTCGGTGGAGGCCGCGTTGATCGTGGCCCTGGTCGCGGCGGGCGGCCCGGTCGCGGTGGCCACGGCGGTGGTGCTGGCCTACCGGATCATCACCGTGTGGATCCCCATCATTCCGGGCGCGTTGACGCTCGGCGCGCTGGTTCGGCTGAGAGTCATCTGA